Part of the Phormidium ambiguum IAM M-71 genome is shown below.
CCCTAATTCTTTGATGGTTGCTACAAAATGTTTCCAGAACTAAAATGTTCTTAAAAGAATCTGCATTGATTAACCCTGGCGTTGTTTATGCTTCGGATTGGAGCAGATCACCATAACTCTACCGCGTCTACGGATAACGCGACATTTTTCACAGATTTTACGAACTGATGCTCGAACTTTCAT
Proteins encoded:
- the rpmJ gene encoding 50S ribosomal protein L36, translated to MKVRASVRKICEKCRVIRRRGRVMVICSNPKHKQRQG